Sequence from the Deltaproteobacteria bacterium genome:
GGGTTCCTGTGACAAAGACCGGAGGAGCAGAACCGTGGAAGTCTGTTGGCGAGATTCCCTGGAGACACTGTTTTCGGGCCGTCGTACGTTAGCAAGCGTTCCTTGCGAACTTCGTTCAGGGAGAAAAACAACACCGGGTTCAGTTGGCTGTGTGCTGAGCCCGGTGTTATGCCACCCCCTCATCGTGTGCAACGGCAATATCAAAGTGCAGGACCGCTTCCCGCACCCCCAGCTTGGAGTACAGGGCAATAGCAGGTTCGTCTTCGACCCCGGTATCGGCTTGGACGAAAATGACATGAACTCCTCGCGCTAGTGCAATCTTCTTGAGTTCTGCGATCAACGCAGTTGCGACTACTTCACGCCGAAACGCCTGTGCTACCGCCAGATCATAGATATAGATCTCGCTGCGTTCCTGCTCGAACTTCTCTAGCTCATATGCCGTGATACCGCCGATGACTCTGCCCTGAGTCACTGCAACCAGGGCTATGAAGTAGTCGCTGCCGAGCAATCGACGCATATAGTCCGCACTTGGCCGCTTCCTGACATATGTCTCGACGTCGTCGAAAGCTTCGCCAAATGTCTCCAACAGCGCATTCATGAACGCCAAGTCATCAGGAGCAAGTTGATGAATCTTGTAGTGGGCCGGCACGGTTACCTCCTAACCTGTCCGACACCGGAATGCTGTACGAACCGTCAACCCGTGGCCTTTCAGCGTCATTCCCTCACGCCACCGGGCCGCGCTGCGGTGGCGCATCGAGTTAGGCCTTTCGATCATGTCCCGCTATTTTCCCAGCCAGTGCGGCTATTTCATTCCTCACTTCCGCAATCGGCTTTCCGACCCGCCTCGCTACTTCTGCTAGCACTTCATCCGATAACTCAATATCGAACTCAATATCAGTCGAACTACAGTGCTTGCAGAGTGCACAATCCACGTAGAACGCTTGGCGATAGCTCTTGAAGAAGATGCTCCCCACGCCCGTTCTCTCCTTCAGGTGAGCGGCAATCAAGGCTTGCGTGCGCTCAGAAGTCTGCTCGGCTTTTGGCACCCCTCCTATCCAGAACACCCGCCTCTCAAAGTTGCAGGTGTGACCACAACTCTTGCAGCGTACGGGCCGCAGCGCGTTGAACTGGGCCGTCGCCGTCAACCTTGCCGCTTCATGTTCGTTCAGTGCTTTTATTTGAATGGGACTATTCACGTGATCCTCTTGAAGTAGGCCTGACGCTCAAGCTCATCGCGAGCAGCCCACCCGCGGCCTTTCAGTTTCATTCCTTCACGCCACCGGGCCGCGATACGGTGCCGGGTAAGGACGGCGGTTACCCAACCGTCCGCCGAGTAGCAGGACGGTGTTACCACCATCCCGCCCTCTCAGAACGCAGCGTGCGACTTTCACCGCACTGCGCTCAAGCCTTGCAAACATTCGGTGACGAATGCGGCTTCACAACCGATATTCCTT
This genomic interval carries:
- the aac(3)-I gene encoding AAC(3)-I family aminoglycoside N-acetyltransferase codes for the protein MNALLETFGEAFDDVETYVRKRPSADYMRRLLGSDYFIALVAVTQGRVIGGITAYELEKFEQERSEIYIYDLAVAQAFRREVVATALIAELKKIALARGVHVIFVQADTGVEDEPAIALYSKLGVREAVLHFDIAVAHDEGVA